One Rosa chinensis cultivar Old Blush chromosome 5, RchiOBHm-V2, whole genome shotgun sequence genomic region harbors:
- the LOC112201650 gene encoding uncharacterized protein LOC112201650, whose product MAKTPPTAVQDSTKAYKFEDHYPQEPYKSSARSLIAFFFSILIYTSIFYIFNLSPSALFYNTKFWFAISNTLILIIAADYSSSKDKHDQINYQEEYMMHRQAQTTSSFVLEYPREIVKETIIDHQVARQNIRNPENRQIVLKVDEHDEKPSVDDIDVHEKKIVHVQSKGSKKENIQAKTYKRSKSEEVKRVVIDECKSNIIRRSETMEKHEETQVSTPEEVIDEFSTMSDEELIQLNRRCEEFIQRFNQQIRHQSVADRSKAQKTYHHV is encoded by the coding sequence ATGGCCAAAACACCACCAACTGCAGTCCAAGATTCGACGAAAGCCTACAAATTCGAAGATCAttatcctcaagaaccctacaAATCTAGTGCAAGATCCTTGATtgccttcttcttctctataCTAATTTACACTTCCATCTTCTATATTTTCAACCTCTCTCCTTCCGCTCTCTTCTACAACACCAAGTTTTGGTTTGCGATATCCAACACCCTGATTCTTATCATTGCAGCCGACTACTCTTCTTCTAAAGACAAGCACGACCAGATTAATTACCAAGAAGAGTATATGATGCATAGGCAAGCTCAAACTACTTCCTCATTTGTTTTGGAATACCCTCGTGAAATAGTCAAGGAAACCATTATTGATCACCAAGTTGCACGTCAAAATATACGAAACCCAGAAAACAGGCAAATTGTGCTTAAAGTCGACGAGCATGATGAAAAGCCTAGTGTTGATGATATTGATgtccatgaaaagaaaatagtCCACGTACAGTCAAAAGGTAGTaagaaagaaaatattcaagcaAAAACTTACAAACGAAGTAAGTCGGAGGAGGTGAAAAGAGTGGTGATCGACGAATGCAAGAGCAATATTATAAGGAGGTCGGAGACAATGGAGAAGCACGAAGAAACTCAAGTAAGTACTCCGGAAGAAGTTATTGATGAATTCTCAACCATGTCAGATGAAGAATTGATTCAACTGAACAGAAGATGTGAAGAGTTTATTCAAAGGTTTAATCAACAAATTAGGCATCAATCAGTTGCAGACAGATCGAAGGCCCAAAAAACCTACCATCATGTCTAA